The following proteins are encoded in a genomic region of Vespa velutina chromosome 23, iVesVel2.1, whole genome shotgun sequence:
- the LOC124956803 gene encoding uncharacterized protein LOC124956803 isoform X2, translating into MGIDSMRVGTGRCSPLLVGGLFIACLMLICNWWTLSSENLDLVHQIDELNEQLKISAEDRDQCVTLRSKLEQRYKQMEDDIAYLHVRLEKQNDIEKKNDELKDSIVICKSELDSLNKLDAKRKENKKLQEELDRVKDEMEKLKLAYNAPANNIKSDLTLTPTRKVIDASQLHLVRDSAIRISVAGQRGLKYHQIPILPTDPPGAVRLAPRLSVTMLKAKRNVEIENGTTQGIENDEVEKNDVNNQGNEAVETVSYVEKRNHQLSNQSMH; encoded by the exons atggGAATCGACAGCATGAGAGTTGGAACAGGCAGATGTTCACCTCTTTTAGTTGGAGGACTCTTTATTGCATGTTTAATGCTTATTTGCAACTGGTGGACTTTATCTTCTGAAAATTTAGATTTAGTGCACCAAATAGATGAACTTAATGAGCAGCTTAAAATAAG cGCAGAAGATAGAGATCAGTGTGTAACATTACGCAGTAAATTAGAGCAAAGATATAAACAAATGGAAGATGACATAGCTTATTTACATGTAAGATTAGAAAAGCAAAatgatatagagaaaaaaaatgatgaactTAAAGATTCTATAGTAATCTGTAAAAGTGAATTAGACTCATTGAATAAATTAGATgctaaacgaaaagaaaataaaaaacttcaAGAAGAATTGGACAGA GTCAAAGatgaaatggaaaaattaaaacttgCTTATAATGCACCagctaataatattaaatctgATCTTACATTAACAC CTACAAGAAAGGTCATTGATGCTAGTCAGTTACATCTTGTTCGGGACTCCGCTATAAGAATATCTGTAGCTGGTCAGCGTGGTTTGAAGTACCATCAAATCCCAATTCTACCAACAGATCCACCTGGTGCTGTGCGCCTAGCTCCTCGTCTTTCAGTAACAATGTTAAAAG ctaaaagaaatgtagaaatagaaaatggcACGACTCAAGGAATAGAAAATgacgaagtagaaaaaaatg ATGTAAATAATCAAGGAAATGAGGCAGTAGAAACTGTTTCATATGTAGAAAAGAGGAACCATCAATTATCTAATCAATCGATGCATTAA
- the LOC124956803 gene encoding uncharacterized protein LOC124956803 isoform X1: MHIRWEAKNKSIMGIDSMRVGTGRCSPLLVGGLFIACLMLICNWWTLSSENLDLVHQIDELNEQLKISAEDRDQCVTLRSKLEQRYKQMEDDIAYLHVRLEKQNDIEKKNDELKDSIVICKSELDSLNKLDAKRKENKKLQEELDRVKDEMEKLKLAYNAPANNIKSDLTLTPTRKVIDASQLHLVRDSAIRISVAGQRGLKYHQIPILPTDPPGAVRLAPRLSVTMLKAKRNVEIENGTTQGIENDEVEKNDVNNQGNEAVETVSYVEKRNHQLSNQSMH; this comes from the exons ATGCATATTAGGTGGGAAGCTaagaataaaagtataatggGAATCGACAGCATGAGAGTTGGAACAGGCAGATGTTCACCTCTTTTAGTTGGAGGACTCTTTATTGCATGTTTAATGCTTATTTGCAACTGGTGGACTTTATCTTCTGAAAATTTAGATTTAGTGCACCAAATAGATGAACTTAATGAGCAGCTTAAAATAAG cGCAGAAGATAGAGATCAGTGTGTAACATTACGCAGTAAATTAGAGCAAAGATATAAACAAATGGAAGATGACATAGCTTATTTACATGTAAGATTAGAAAAGCAAAatgatatagagaaaaaaaatgatgaactTAAAGATTCTATAGTAATCTGTAAAAGTGAATTAGACTCATTGAATAAATTAGATgctaaacgaaaagaaaataaaaaacttcaAGAAGAATTGGACAGA GTCAAAGatgaaatggaaaaattaaaacttgCTTATAATGCACCagctaataatattaaatctgATCTTACATTAACAC CTACAAGAAAGGTCATTGATGCTAGTCAGTTACATCTTGTTCGGGACTCCGCTATAAGAATATCTGTAGCTGGTCAGCGTGGTTTGAAGTACCATCAAATCCCAATTCTACCAACAGATCCACCTGGTGCTGTGCGCCTAGCTCCTCGTCTTTCAGTAACAATGTTAAAAG ctaaaagaaatgtagaaatagaaaatggcACGACTCAAGGAATAGAAAATgacgaagtagaaaaaaatg ATGTAAATAATCAAGGAAATGAGGCAGTAGAAACTGTTTCATATGTAGAAAAGAGGAACCATCAATTATCTAATCAATCGATGCATTAA
- the LOC124956803 gene encoding uncharacterized protein LOC124956803 isoform X3 produces the protein MHIRWEAKNKSIMGIDSMRVGTGRCSPLLVGGLFIACLMLICNWWTLSSENLDLVHQIDELNEQLKISAEDRDQCVTLRSKLEQRYKQMEDDIAYLHVRLEKQNDIEKKNDELKDSIVICKSELDSLNKLDAKRKENKKLQEELDRVKDEMEKLKLAYNAPANNIKSDLTLTPTRKVIDASQLHLVRDSAIRISVAGQRGLKYHQIPILPTDPPGAVRLAPRLSVTMLKGSDTFLKIQGKKRTAMKIY, from the exons ATGCATATTAGGTGGGAAGCTaagaataaaagtataatggGAATCGACAGCATGAGAGTTGGAACAGGCAGATGTTCACCTCTTTTAGTTGGAGGACTCTTTATTGCATGTTTAATGCTTATTTGCAACTGGTGGACTTTATCTTCTGAAAATTTAGATTTAGTGCACCAAATAGATGAACTTAATGAGCAGCTTAAAATAAG cGCAGAAGATAGAGATCAGTGTGTAACATTACGCAGTAAATTAGAGCAAAGATATAAACAAATGGAAGATGACATAGCTTATTTACATGTAAGATTAGAAAAGCAAAatgatatagagaaaaaaaatgatgaactTAAAGATTCTATAGTAATCTGTAAAAGTGAATTAGACTCATTGAATAAATTAGATgctaaacgaaaagaaaataaaaaacttcaAGAAGAATTGGACAGA GTCAAAGatgaaatggaaaaattaaaacttgCTTATAATGCACCagctaataatattaaatctgATCTTACATTAACAC CTACAAGAAAGGTCATTGATGCTAGTCAGTTACATCTTGTTCGGGACTCCGCTATAAGAATATCTGTAGCTGGTCAGCGTGGTTTGAAGTACCATCAAATCCCAATTCTACCAACAGATCCACCTGGTGCTGTGCGCCTAGCTCCTCGTCTTTCAGTAACAATGTTAAAAGGTAGTGATACTTTCCTCAAAATtcagggaaagaaaagaactgcCATGAAAATCTATTAG
- the LOC124956803 gene encoding uncharacterized protein LOC124956803 isoform X4: MHIRWEAKNKSIMGIDSMRVGTGRCSPLLVGGLFIACLMLICNWWTLSSENLDLVHQIDELNEQLKISAEDRDQCVTLRSKLEQRYKQMEDDIAYLHVRLEKQNDIEKKNDELKDSIVICKSELDSLNKLDAKRKENKKLQEELDRVKDEMEKLKLAYNAPANNIKSDLTLTPTRKVIDASQLHLVRDSAIRISVAGQRGLKYHQIPILPTDPPGAVRLAPRLSVTMLKGKLIHT, from the exons ATGCATATTAGGTGGGAAGCTaagaataaaagtataatggGAATCGACAGCATGAGAGTTGGAACAGGCAGATGTTCACCTCTTTTAGTTGGAGGACTCTTTATTGCATGTTTAATGCTTATTTGCAACTGGTGGACTTTATCTTCTGAAAATTTAGATTTAGTGCACCAAATAGATGAACTTAATGAGCAGCTTAAAATAAG cGCAGAAGATAGAGATCAGTGTGTAACATTACGCAGTAAATTAGAGCAAAGATATAAACAAATGGAAGATGACATAGCTTATTTACATGTAAGATTAGAAAAGCAAAatgatatagagaaaaaaaatgatgaactTAAAGATTCTATAGTAATCTGTAAAAGTGAATTAGACTCATTGAATAAATTAGATgctaaacgaaaagaaaataaaaaacttcaAGAAGAATTGGACAGA GTCAAAGatgaaatggaaaaattaaaacttgCTTATAATGCACCagctaataatattaaatctgATCTTACATTAACAC CTACAAGAAAGGTCATTGATGCTAGTCAGTTACATCTTGTTCGGGACTCCGCTATAAGAATATCTGTAGCTGGTCAGCGTGGTTTGAAGTACCATCAAATCCCAATTCTACCAACAGATCCACCTGGTGCTGTGCGCCTAGCTCCTCGTCTTTCAGTAACAATGTTAAAAG gaaaattaatacatacataa
- the LOC124956803 gene encoding uncharacterized protein LOC124956803 isoform X5 codes for MHIRWEAKNKSIMGIDSMRVGTGRCSPLLVGGLFIACLMLICNWWTLSSENLDLVHQIDELNEQLKISAEDRDQCVTLRSKLEQRYKQMEDDIAYLHVRLEKQNDIEKKNDELKDSIVICKSELDSLNKLDAKRKENKKLQEELDRVKDEMEKLKLAYNAPANNIKSDLTLTPKRNVEIENGTTQGIENDEVEKNDVNNQGNEAVETVSYVEKRNHQLSNQSMH; via the exons ATGCATATTAGGTGGGAAGCTaagaataaaagtataatggGAATCGACAGCATGAGAGTTGGAACAGGCAGATGTTCACCTCTTTTAGTTGGAGGACTCTTTATTGCATGTTTAATGCTTATTTGCAACTGGTGGACTTTATCTTCTGAAAATTTAGATTTAGTGCACCAAATAGATGAACTTAATGAGCAGCTTAAAATAAG cGCAGAAGATAGAGATCAGTGTGTAACATTACGCAGTAAATTAGAGCAAAGATATAAACAAATGGAAGATGACATAGCTTATTTACATGTAAGATTAGAAAAGCAAAatgatatagagaaaaaaaatgatgaactTAAAGATTCTATAGTAATCTGTAAAAGTGAATTAGACTCATTGAATAAATTAGATgctaaacgaaaagaaaataaaaaacttcaAGAAGAATTGGACAGA GTCAAAGatgaaatggaaaaattaaaacttgCTTATAATGCACCagctaataatattaaatctgATCTTACATTAACAC ctaaaagaaatgtagaaatagaaaatggcACGACTCAAGGAATAGAAAATgacgaagtagaaaaaaatg ATGTAAATAATCAAGGAAATGAGGCAGTAGAAACTGTTTCATATGTAGAAAAGAGGAACCATCAATTATCTAATCAATCGATGCATTAA